The genomic interval TCTGTCTAACCTGATAGTATTAGATCAGGTCAGTGGTAATGAGAAGAGTTGTAAGGCCGTGCAGAAAGTATCCAGAGAAGATTACAATACCGAGGCGCTAATGCGCCTTGTCCGAAGTGTCACCTTTTTTAAAGACATCTATCAGTTAGAGCCCTCCCAATTCGAGCTTTTACTCAGTGTTTGTGATTTTGTACAAGCCCCCTCTGGGGATGTGGTGCTGCGCAAAGGCGATGAAGCCAACACACTGTATTTTCTGTTAAAAGGGCAGATGTCCGTTTTTAATGAGGAGCAAGGTGAGAGCCTAAACCTGATTAACCCAGGAGAAGTGTTTGGCACTCTGTCTATGGTAACTGGGCGCCCTCGTAGCGCTACGGTCAAAGCTGAATCAAATGTAATATTGCTTGGGATGGATTTTAAGCACTTTAATGCAATAGACGATTTCAGTATGTTTACAATGGACACCAAGTTAGTGGCCTATCGAATGGTCGTGCATAACGTTCGCTGGACTTTGGAAATGAATAAGATGCGCGACCCTAATCATCCGTTTGTTGCTCGTCTACTTAAAGCACCGGTATTTCGTGGGGAAAAGGGTGGTAAAGAGGAGTTATTGAGTCTTCAAGAGCAAGCACAGTATTTGGCCGAGCTATTAGGCGATTGGAACGAATGTCTTGAATCACCCGCTCACTAGGCTGGCTAATCGAGTGAGGTTGATCCAGCCTGGGCGGCTGCAAACATGATTTGGTTGCGGCCGTTGTTTTTTGCTTGATACAGTGCCTGATCGGCTTGATCCAGAAAGGTCACTGGGCTGCCTTGCGGGCTTGGAACCACAGAATTGACACCGATACTCACGGTTAAGTGGATTAAACCTTGATCGCTGCGACAAGGGGTGTTTTCTATGGCATGTCTTATTTGTTCTGCCAAATCTAGGGCATCTTGTTTTTCTGTTGCGGGCAATATAATCGCGAATTCCTCACCACCATACCGAGCGATCATGTCCGTTTTTCTACGAGCGATTTCTGAAAATAAATGGGCTGCATGGCATAGCACTTGATCGCCTGCGAGATGACCAAAGTTATCGTTAATTTTTTTGAAATGATCAAGATCCAGAAACAATATAGACAAGCTGTTCTCAGAACGACTGGCTAAATCCCACTGCATATCCAGCGCGTTATCGAAATACTGGCGGTTATATATACCTGTCAGAGTATCGGTTTCGTTGAGGCGCTCTAATTTGACCTGGTTTTCTTTTAAGCGCATTTCAATATGGAATGCTCTTTGATATTCGTTATAAAAACGACGCCCAAGGAAAATGAAATAAATCCAGGTTGCTGCGAAGAGCGGTGACAGGAAGCGAAACTCTTCCACTAAAAAGCTCACTAGCGTGGCCGGGAATGCCAAGCTTCCGATGTAAAACTGTGTAAATATGGGTTTGGGTGAGAGGCTGGCGGATGCACCACTCAACAAACCGACGACAATCAATGCCACGGCCATGGCAAGATCTCGATATTCAGGGATTATCAGTACCAGAATAAACAGTAAAGCTAGGGTACAACTATGAATGAACGCCAACACATACATAGTCATACGCCATGCGTTTGGGTTGGCAGCGTAAAATGGCTGGGTCAATATGCCATGGGCAAGTCGAAGAATGCTGGTCACAATAAATAATGTCGAAAAGGTATAGCTGAACGTTGGTGCTCGATCATTGAACTCCATCCCCCAAGCTAACATAGGCCACATAAACGCATAGATGAGCACGCCCGGTATTGAGCGCTGGAGGAAGTCCATGTCTGTGCGTTTGAGTAATCTTGCTTCCAAGATGGGACCTTTTTAAAACTTATTTCCTTAAGTGTAGACGAATCCTACGGTGTTCCGTTCTAAAAACAAGCGGGTAAATTAGGCCAAATTGTCACAACGTGTATCTATAGGGCAGGTTTGCTATGTAAAGTCAGCTTTTGAGGGGGGCCCTGTAAGGAAATAGACGAGCTTTGTCTTCCTGTGTTAATGATTTCATGAGCTTTATATTATTTTCTGGGATTTGTTCTGGATCAGGGTATCGTTTCAGTACTTCTTCAAGAGAGTCTTCACGAATTAAATGTAATATGGGATAAGGAGCAACATTGGTTAGGTTACTGGGATCGTCCGCTTGTGTTTCCGAAAATTGATAGTTGGGATGAAAGCTTGCTATTTGAATGATGCCCTCTAGCCCAGCGCGTTCGAGTAACCATTGAGCTTGATCAAGATAGTCTAAGTAGTCTTCAAATACAGCTAAACAATAGGGTGTCGCAATTAACGTGGTTTCTACTGTTTGCGACGGTGTTTGCATCAGATATTCCAATTCTTGTAGAAGAAACTGATCCAATTGACTCAAGTCCCTATCAGTGAATAGCGCCAGTCTGATTTGTTTAGCTTTACGTGGCTTGCGTGCAAATGGGCAGAGATTTAAGTCGATAACGACGTTATCAAGCCATTGCCAAATATCGGTTTCGATAGACATTGTGTAACTCGCGTGTCTGAAAAAATAAATCGAGAATATAAAAAATCGAATTGATCGCAGCTCATCGCTTATAGAATTCGTTGATGTGTCATCAAAGCGATTAGGAATCAAGAAGCCCGCTGACAAAACGCTAACCAGCGCTCAATACCCGCACTTCGATGCTTTTTCTTGTGCAGGATGAAATATAAGGTTCTAATGAAGTCTCTTTGCGGTACTGGCAATTCAACTAAATCACCACGTTTAAACGCATCTTCTAATGCGATGCGTGACAAGCAGCCGACCCCTAAATTTTTGCCCACCGCTCGTTTAATCGCTTCGGTATGCTGCAGCTCCAACATAATATTGAGTTCTGGCAAGATACCATGCATCGCTCGATCAAAAGCTTGTCGTGTTCCTGATCCGCTTTCTCGCAAAATCCAATGACTATTCTTTATGTCTTCGTCACTAAGTAGTGTCTTTTTTGCCAAAGGGTGGTGAGGTGCACAAAAAACGCAAAGGTCGTCTTCGCGCCATGGAATGATATCCAGCTCGCTGTGTTGAATCTCACCTTCAATCATCCCTAAATCGATATCATAGTTAAGTACTTGCTGCACAATGCTTTGGGTATTAGCGACGGATAGTTCTACTTGTGCATCCGCGTGAACTTGTAACAAATCCCCTAAAATGTTGACCGCAAGATAGTTGCCGATGGTCAGCGTAGCCCCAACTTTTACTACACCGGCTTCTTGGTGCTGCATCAATGCGCTTTCAACTTCTTTCGCTTGTTCTAGCAAGGCTTCTGCCCTTGAGCGAATTAAACGCCCTTGCTCGTTTAACTGTAGGCGCTTACCAACACGGTCAAAAAGCAATACGTCAAACTGTTGCTCTAATTCCTTGAGCGCACTGCTAGCCGCGCTTTGGCTCATGGCAAGACTGTCTGCTGCCTTGGAAATATTTTGATAGTGAGCCGTGGCTAAAAACACTTCTAGTTGGCGTAAGCTGAATCTCATGGCGATACCTCTTGCTGAGATTTAGACTCGGGAGCAATGAGTGTGAGACATTCTTCGGCGAAGCCTGCGCCAACTTCTGCATAATGGTTAAATACGTTATCAACACCATAATCAACTAGTGCACGACGCTCGTCTTCATAGCGCGCGATGGCAGCCACTTGACCAGTAAAGTTGCAAAGTTTTAGTTGCTGAGTGATATCTTTCATGTCGGTAATG from Bermanella marisrubri carries:
- a CDS encoding GGDEF domain-containing protein, with product MEARLLKRTDMDFLQRSIPGVLIYAFMWPMLAWGMEFNDRAPTFSYTFSTLFIVTSILRLAHGILTQPFYAANPNAWRMTMYVLAFIHSCTLALLFILVLIIPEYRDLAMAVALIVVGLLSGASASLSPKPIFTQFYIGSLAFPATLVSFLVEEFRFLSPLFAATWIYFIFLGRRFYNEYQRAFHIEMRLKENQVKLERLNETDTLTGIYNRQYFDNALDMQWDLASRSENSLSILFLDLDHFKKINDNFGHLAGDQVLCHAAHLFSEIARRKTDMIARYGGEEFAIILPATEKQDALDLAEQIRHAIENTPCRSDQGLIHLTVSIGVNSVVPSPQGSPVTFLDQADQALYQAKNNGRNQIMFAAAQAGSTSLD
- a CDS encoding DUF1415 domain-containing protein: MSIETDIWQWLDNVVIDLNLCPFARKPRKAKQIRLALFTDRDLSQLDQFLLQELEYLMQTPSQTVETTLIATPYCLAVFEDYLDYLDQAQWLLERAGLEGIIQIASFHPNYQFSETQADDPSNLTNVAPYPILHLIREDSLEEVLKRYPDPEQIPENNIKLMKSLTQEDKARLFPYRAPLKS
- a CDS encoding cyclic nucleotide-binding domain-containing protein, with amino-acid sequence MQKVSREDYNTEALMRLVRSVTFFKDIYQLEPSQFELLLSVCDFVQAPSGDVVLRKGDEANTLYFLLKGQMSVFNEEQGESLNLINPGEVFGTLSMVTGRPRSATVKAESNVILLGMDFKHFNAIDDFSMFTMDTKLVAYRMVVHNVRWTLEMNKMRDPNHPFVARLLKAPVFRGEKGGKEELLSLQEQAQYLAELLGDWNECLESPAH
- a CDS encoding LysR family transcriptional regulator, which codes for MRFSLRQLEVFLATAHYQNISKAADSLAMSQSAASSALKELEQQFDVLLFDRVGKRLQLNEQGRLIRSRAEALLEQAKEVESALMQHQEAGVVKVGATLTIGNYLAVNILGDLLQVHADAQVELSVANTQSIVQQVLNYDIDLGMIEGEIQHSELDIIPWREDDLCVFCAPHHPLAKKTLLSDEDIKNSHWILRESGSGTRQAFDRAMHGILPELNIMLELQHTEAIKRAVGKNLGVGCLSRIALEDAFKRGDLVELPVPQRDFIRTLYFILHKKKHRSAGIERWLAFCQRAS